The genomic segment TCAGCTCCTTAGCTTgtataaacttctttttttcttcttcttccttcaaattttcacattATTTGCTTCTATTTTCTCTccatttactaaaaaaaaatacttttatgttttctctctaatttcctctatattttctctctttgatttctttctctctaaaTCCACCTCCTTTCTACTTAAAAGCAAATGCTCTTTTATAAGCAAACCAAAACTAGAAATTGCAAAACCATGGTGGGTTTGCCAAAAGGTTCTGTGTAAGAATATTATCCTTTCTCTTCTAAAACCTTCCTCTCCAAAATAGGTGGCGCTTGATACCTTTTTTGTCCTCTTGTAAACTAAAATCAAACATAAGAAAACAACCTTAGAGTCTTTTTTGTCATGgtgaattttttgtttagtcATATATGATTGGGTTGAATACTTTGTTAAGATCATTATTGAGATTGAGCCATAAACGTATCATTGTTAGACCTAAACCTTGTAGAGATCAGGTAGATTTATCATTAGGAACAAACCACATTTGATTTGGAGGTCTAGAACTTTACATTCAATGATTGGAAGGTTGGCCCTCAATTAGCTTGAATATGCTAATATAAGGATGGCTAATTGGGGTCAAAATATTGTCGAGTTCGTTCAGGCAAATGAGATGTAAACATTTGAGAGAAGTAGCTGATCCTTGTATAGATGTTTCTTAGTCGGGTGGTGGTAATTGGATCCTTTGAGGTGTCACGTTTATTCACCTGAAGTTGGCATCTCGTCAGCCTTTTCagctgaaaaaaaaagacaaggacCAAATGACGTGTcactcatttatttattaaagtctAAGTGACATGTCGTTCatttaaatcctaaaaattaGGGCCATTTTCTCATGGAATGGACTTGGCTTTTGTaggattttagaaaaaattcaatttggtcactattctttcaattttagcaTATACACCCTTAATTGACTATGACACTTCTCAGTTTTTGCAATTATACCTCGGAAAACCTTGGTTTGAATCCTTTGATTTGAGCGTATTTTACAAATTAGTCATTGGTTTACAGATTATGCAATTTGACCTCTTAATTTTAGTCCCTGAACTCACACGCTTTTTGCACTTTGGTTCTTGGTTTCAAGATTctttaatttgacccttaatcAACCTTCAATctttaagtttcttttaattaaacccTTGGTTGTATAAATGTATCCTTTCAAAGTTTCAATTGTGTCCCAAATCTTCCAATCTTTTTGAATTAATCTGAATTAGGCCTTCATACTTGATGTTTCTTCAATTGAGTCCTTGATTGAACCCATAAAACTcattagaagtttaattaaacccttaaacttaattaattatttcaatttttgcCCAAttgatttcaaacttaatttttcttcaattaaatccttaaataAGTCAATTGagtctattaaaaatttaattaaatccttagacttaattaattctttcaattttagtcaTGTTTagatttcaaactcaattttctttctttcttcatccTATCTTGTCAAAATATCCCTAATTTTGCTATTCTTCTGACATTTTGGTCTGTTGCAGCTCGAGAACTTATCACTTTGTGTCTCGAAAGTACTTTTggattttaagttttgaatttttttatttttgaataaaaaaagaagaaatatatgtatttttgtatGAAAGAATTTTAGGGGATCCAAGATTGGGTTATGACATACATTtctataaactttattttaattttatctaggATAAAAAGGGCagggacttaatttttatggtgTTAGATAAGTTATCTAAAGTGACACATTTCATACCATGTCATAAAATTGATGATGCAACTAATAATGTTGATTTGTTCTTTAGAGAGATAGTACAACTTTATGGTGTTCATAAGAGTATTGTTTCAAATCGAGatgttaagttttttatttatttttggaagaTTTTGTGGGGAAAGTTAGGaacaaaattattgtttttaactaGTCATCCataaatagataataaaatGAAAGTAGTAAATTAGACCTTTACCAAATTATTATGTATTGTCAttcaaagtaatttaaaaagttaGGAGTAATGTTTGTTGTTTATTGAGTTTGTATATAATATGAGTATACATTCTATTACTGatcatttatcaattaaaattatttatgattttaatccATTAACGCCTTTGGACTTGTTACCTTCACTTGCTGATGAAATTGTTACTCTTGATGGATATAAAAAAGGCTAAAATAGTGAAGAAACTTCATGAAAGTGTCTAGTagcacattgaaaaaaaaatgaataatgtgCCTATAAAGCTAACAAAGGTCATTGATGTGTTATCTTTAAACCTGGTGATTGAATTTTAGTGTTTATGAGGAAGGAAAGATTTACGTCCCAAGTCCTTGAATGAATTAATGACAATGTATACAAGTTAGAACTTCCGAATAAGTATAACATTAGTGctaaatttaatgtttataatcttttttttttgttaatataggTGATGATTTAAGACTGAATGAATTTGTGGAGAGAGAGGATGTTGAGAATCAACAAGCAATACAACAAGATCCATTGCATGTGACTGTTCAAGGTTGAATTATTTTAAGGAAACGGGGAATGATGAGAATCAACAAGTAACATCACATGATCCATTGCATGTGACAGTTCAAGgtcaaattatttaaatgagAGGGGGATGATATGAATCAATAAGCAATACCATAAGATCCATAGCATATACTAATTGGAATAATTACAAAAGCAAGAGCTAAGAGGATCAAAGAGGCATTAAATAGGTCGATTCATAACATTCAGTCCAAGCAAGCTTTGAGAATTCATTCTAAGGTGACAACAAACATGAATTTGAGTTCAAACAAGGATCAAGTCTTGATAAATATGATCTAAGCAAGAGATGAGGTTGTTTAAGATGTATTTGAGCTTGGATTGGCTAAATAACTATATGTTAATGATTATAACTTTCAATCTAACTATTGGATCGAGTTAAAAATTTTCCAGAAAATTTTATGGGTCCTATTTCCTACAAGGTTAAAGCCTTTTGGTAAGGCCCATGAGTAAACTATAAGGATTgtgcttttatttataaaagacttaggctttgtattttattttatccatacttttaagttatttatttatttgggtttaaCTTTTAGCCCATAgttaattaaagtttatttatttttaagtcaaacatataatacttttattttttggatgtgaagataaattgttttttttttggactaaAAACTACATGAGCACTCttgcttttagtttttaattgaatttttcagaatttatcaaaaaaaatcatatttatagcGTTATAACAATATACTTCCGATTCTTGATTTAAGTAATCAACAAGTCAGAGACTTATAATATGattttagctttctttaaaaaatattttgatactaggttttaaaattttgcCCTCTAGATTTGCATTATAATATGTCATTTAAGTCATTGTCTTCCTCAATTTTATGGTGATTGAAATCTTGAAATTTCTTGCTAAAATCTAGAAATTAGTGATGGAAACTAAGGGGTATTGTTATGGCCTCTACAACAATTTTTTATACCATTTTTAAGCATGAATTTACTTTATTTTGGAACCAAACTTGTTTAATAGTTTTGattcaaaagaaataattagtTGTATTCTATTAATTATTCATTTGATTCATCTTAAAGAGAAAGAtcaatacacaaaaaaaaaaaaaaacatttaatatatatatatatatatacacacacacactaataaAAGATAGCCACTAAGCACCACAAAATTTATCTGGTGAAGGGGTGTTTAAGatgttgaaaaatttatttttttaaaataatttttttttatttgaaaatgaattaaaataatatattttttaatttttttaatttttttttgataaaaaaaacaaaaaaaattaattaaaaaaaattaaaaattctgcGCAATCTCACCTGCTTTAAAATTCCAGCAAAACCTTTGACCTTCTTTTGAAAAAGGGACGGCAAAACCTCCCTTGCTCTCTAgtaatttcatttgtttttcttttctctccatTTGGGATTTCTGCTAGGAGAGTCAACAAACTATCGATGGAGAGGGAAAGCCTTTTAAATGGCCACAATAGTGTTGATTTGGTCAAGATTGGCGTGTGCTACATGTTGCAATCTGTGATGGCTGAGACGGCTCTCATTGCTCTAACCTCTCGGCTTTTGTTTCTCGTTAAGGTACATTTCTCACTTTCCAAACAAATCCATCTTTGCAAATTGCAAATTCTAGTGCCTCATGTCACTCATCCTTCGatggtgtttttgttttgttattattattaaatcaccTGTTCTCTGCTGAAAGGAAGGAGCTTCTTTTGTGCTTTCCTGATTTATCTTCCTTATGGTTGCTTAACTTTTCATGTAAATTTAAAGGTATTATTGGTTTGATTGTGAGATCGATCTCTTGCAAATGAATGTATTAAATAACCAGAAATGAAGAGGGGAACTTTTTGGAGACTTAAGTATATTGGGTTTTGACCATATTCAAGTGAAGTTCATCGTGACAGTTCAAGCAGGAATTTCAATTCTATTTGTTTAGCTGACGAGTTGGATGCTTGGATCCCTTTCATTTGATCTTCTCATGAAGAATTGTTGCATGAGACCATATGGTTAAACTGAAGGCAAAGATAAATggagaaaataattgaaaagtctttgattgatggaaaaaatgactttttaagagaaatactgaatttctaacaaaaagaaaatctctTTATAATTCCCATCTTGCATCAGAAGCACATTTCCTTCTTGTGCTGGAGTCATTATTGCTACCCTATTCTTCATGGTCATTGGCTACAAATTGGCATTGGCTAACTTTCTTTTCATTCACCAAAATATGCAATAATTTAGTGGCAGACAAAATCTTGTTTTGGGATAATCTGGTGACCTTTCCGatagctttttttctttttaatccatACTCTTGCTATATGTTGGCtgacaattcaaaatattttctggATTGTTGcctgctatttttttatgtattattggTTAATCTCATGATCTCCTTTTCAAATGTATGCATTACTTGACCCTTTTTAATAACAGACAtcacctttgttggatgctaatATGCTCGCATATTTGGTAGGAACTGATAACAGGTAAAGTTaagttttttgttgtgttttgatGAATTCAGCATTAAATGCCCTTTATTGAGGGGCACGTGGTTAAAAAGTAATTGATTGGTTAATGGAACTGCATTGCAGGTTCCCAATGGGCAGATTGAATAGATTGGAAAAGGCTGCTGCTGAAAATATGGGTGGCGGTGATGCTGAGGATACTGAaagtgaagatgatgatgacgacGAGGATGATgaagacgacgacgacgacgacgatgaTGGAGAAGATGAgagtgaagatgaagatgattcTGATGATGAGCCTTTTGGTGATGGAGAAAGtgatgatgacgacgacgatGATGATAGCGATGAATATGATGATGAATACGATGATGATGGggatgaagaagatgaggagGATGAAGAGAGTGATGAAGAGGATGACAAAGAAATGCAAGCCCAACCACCTTCCGAAAGGAAGAAGTGAGACGGAATTCTCTCTTTAATCTAGTTCTCGTGGAGCTTGGATTCAAGAGTTTGATGGGGTAGAggggaaaaagaaaaccctTACATGTACATTTTAGTAACAAAGATTGCATCACTTTATAAAGTgattcattaatttataaagcaaaactgcatcacttttttttgttgaagtgAGGCCCTCCGATACTTGCTAGCCAGATTGTTTTTTAGGCTAAGTTGCTCAACTCCTTACTGCCCTTTCCATTCTGTTGTATCGTATATTCGGTGATTCCAAACGATCCCGTTTGTTaagaatgttaaaaattaaaggcaAACCTTCCTCAAATATTGCCACCAGGAGATCATCAATGGATGGAAACTATAAATACAACGGGATGAACTATAAGGTCCTTAAGAAGAGAATGAGAAAATAATTATCACTCTAAAAACAACATAGTTTTGACAGgaggaaagaataaaaaagaaagaaaagggataGCAACCTAATCTCTATCTCGGAAAAAAGTATATCTTCAAACACAGAAAACCTAACATTACACAACAGTTACAAATCCTTGGCAACAAAAACTCTCAAGCGGACAATAAGTTATATGTGGTTCTAGACAGCCCTGTCATTCATTTTCTGAAAGAATGCATTGTATCAGCAGCTTTCTTATTCGTTTCGTGTCCTCTTCAGACAATGCATGGACTTTATTTTCGGCATAGAACTTCTGCCAAGATAACCCTATTTCAGACCAGGTTCAATAGTAAATACATAATATCTGAATTAGATGACAAATTATTATAGATGAAACAATGAGAAAGAAACATATCTTGACAAAACTACAGGAATTCTCCGGTACTCGGACAAGAGGTATTTTCAGCAAGGATACATTACCTTGAGAAATCTGACAATCGAAGATCCATCACGAGGTGATCTCTTTTCATGTACTATTTGATTTCATATTGGAGACAATAGTGTCTTGTCTGAAACTGTTGGTATATTTAAGCCAccagattttttctttcttccatgtGCTAGAAAAATTATTGCTTCATAGTTTCAGTTTCTTCTTCCAGAACCTTCAATCGCTTACTTAGCTGCTTGAAACTTGTTTACCTTTATAAGAATTACTGCCAGCCTAAACTCATAGAAGAATACCTCGTCCATTTTTCTATTAGCCACTGATATgggttaataaaaatacaatgcaaaattattaaaaacacatTAGCTTGCTTTTACCAGGTAAAACTGAGAACAACTAAGCCCACTTTTGGGCTTGGTTTCAAAGGGCTTTGGGTGGTTTGACCATAGACAAATAGAACTCAATTTGGGTTATGTTTGACCaggtcaaaccaaaacaaactaaGCCTCTTTTTGAGCTTGATTTAAAGGTGTTGGGTTTGTTTAATCACGATCAAACAAAGCTCAAATTCTTCTCTTGGGTCCAGTTTGATCAGGTCATACCAAACCCAAGGGCCTATTTTTGGATTCAATTTAAAGATGTTGGGTCGGTTTAATCACCATCCATTCGAGCCTAAATCAAACTCATTTTTAGGCTCAATTCAAAGGTGTTGGGCTGGTTTGACCATGATCAAAGCAAAGTCAAACCAAGCCTAAACcaaacctatttttgggttcgGTTCTTTGCTTATAGGTCAGTTCGATCATATCAAACCAAACCTAACCGAACTTATTTGGGTTCGGGTTAACATTTTTTATGTTCGGTTTAACCTCAATCAAACCGAACCTAATCAAGCTTACCTTAAGCTCGATTCTTTTGAAcaatcctctctttttttttgtctttctataATGTTCATTTTATTCATGTCGATATTATGAACTGCACCGACACCTTTAGCCTATACAACATAACTACAATGCATAAAGTTATTATAAGATGTTACACATAAGAAGCTACtcctatttttttaaggttactCATTTATATAAAGAAAGGTAAAGCGAAAGGACAAATGATCTCTTGAatcttcctctctcttttaCTACTTGCAATAATCTTTTCTCTTTACAAGCCCATTCATATTGGGCTCGGTTCAAAAGTGTTTATCCAATTTGACCACAGTGAAACCAAGGTCAAGTTGAACCCATTTTTAAGTTAGGCTCTTTGCTCATGGGTCAACTCgatcaaatcaaaccaaatctaATCAAACTCATTTTGTGTTCAAGTTAACACCTTTTGTGTTTGGTTTAACCTTAGTGAAACCAAACCTAATTGAAATTACCTTAAGCTCGGTTCTTTTGAAtaaccctcttttttttctctctaaagtCCATTATTATTAATGTCGATGTTATGCACTACACTAACACCTTTAGCCTATACAACATGGATATAACTCATAAAGCTATTACAGGTGCAACACCTAAGaatctatttctattttttaaagattactcctcattatataaataaaggTAAAGCaagaaggaaaatgatcttttaaaTCTTTTCCTTTCTCACTTACTACccataatcatttttttctctacaaGAAAACAACACCTTTAAAACAATATACTAACTTAGCCATCAGAGTATTTTTTGTAGGTAACCCTACCCAGGATTATGCATCAAGAAAGCCTAGGtctaactaaatttatttgaagTTTCTTTACACCTTCATCAGTGGTGCTGTCTATAGGAATTTGAACAAAGGTTTTGCTCATTTCTGGTATAATCCTTCTCATTTACTTAGTTATAAGGTTTCTATGGTGAATAACACTAAGAATATATGAGGAAGAATTACTAACCT from the Populus nigra chromosome 1, ddPopNigr1.1, whole genome shotgun sequence genome contains:
- the LOC133696919 gene encoding phosphopantothenoylcysteine decarboxylase subunit VHS3-like, which produces MERESLLNGHNSVDLVKIGVCYMLQSVMAETALIALTSRLLFLVKTSPLLDANMLAYLVGTDNRFPMGRLNRLEKAAAENMGGGDAEDTESEDDDDDEDDEDDDDDDDDGEDESEDEDDSDDEPFGDGESDDDDDDDDSDEYDDEYDDDGDEEDEEDEESDEEDDKEMQAQPPSERKK